A window of Vigna unguiculata cultivar IT97K-499-35 chromosome 4, ASM411807v1, whole genome shotgun sequence contains these coding sequences:
- the LOC114181078 gene encoding glutaminyl-peptide cyclotransferase isoform X2, protein MGNKSLKRRLRESQNPPMAAAVPSRRKPRSYVARSVLLSALLIVSVIALLVLSSNNWRAFQSGPSYETVTVVNVFPHDPEAFTQGLVYDGNDTLFESTGLYGRSSVRKVSLHTGKVEDIQKMDSSIFGEGLTLLNNRLFQVTWLQKAGFIYDPKTLSKIGTFNHDMKDGWGLATDGKVLFGSDGSSTLYQIDPQTFKALSKQVVHYKSHEVHNLNELEYINGEIWANVFMTDCIARISPNDGSVLGWVLLQNLRKGLIEAGNN, encoded by the exons ATGGGAAACAAATCGCTGAAGCGGAGACTCCGTGAGTCGCAGAACCCTCCCATGGCCGCCGCGGTTCCTTCGCGGCGCAAGCCTCGGTCCTACGTCGCACGCTCCGTGCTTCTCTCCGCTCTCCTCATTGTCTCCGTCATCGCTCTCTTGGTCCTTTCGTCGAACAATTGGCGCGCGTTCCAAAGCGGGCCTTCCTATGAAACGGTCACTGTCGTCAACGTGTTCCCTCATGATCCAGAGGCCTTCACTCAG GGCCTTGTTTACGATGGAAATGACACCTTATTTGAGTCAACTGGTCTTTATGGGAGG TCCTCTGTCCGCAAAGTTTCCCTTCACACTGGGAAG GTTGAGGACATACAGAAGATGGATAGTTCTATATTTGGTGAAGGTTTAACTCTCCTCAATAATAG GCTGTTCCAAGTAACTTGGTTGCAGAAAGCTGGTTTCATTTACGACCCAAAAACTTTAAGCAAA ATAGGGACATTTAATCATGATATGAAGGATGGTTGGGGTCTGGCAACTGATGGAAAAGTCTTGTTTGGAAGTGATGGCAGTTCAACATTGTATCAAATTGATCCTCAAACGTTTAAAG CTTTATCAAAACAAGTTGTCCACTATAAGAGTCATGAAGTACACAATCTCAATGAATTGGAATACATTAATGGTGAAATTTGGGCAAATGTTTTTATG ACTGACTGCATTGCGAGAATCTCTCCCAATGATGGCAGTGTTCTTGGATGGGTTCTTCTCCAAAATTTAAG GAAAGGACTTATTGAAGCTGGAAATAAT TGA
- the LOC114181078 gene encoding glutaminyl-peptide cyclotransferase isoform X1, translating into MGNKSLKRRLRESQNPPMAAAVPSRRKPRSYVARSVLLSALLIVSVIALLVLSSNNWRAFQSGPSYETVTVVNVFPHDPEAFTQGLVYDGNDTLFESTGLYGRSSVRKVSLHTGKVEDIQKMDSSIFGEGLTLLNNRLFQVTWLQKAGFIYDPKTLSKIGTFNHDMKDGWGLATDGKVLFGSDGSSTLYQIDPQTFKALSKQVVHYKSHEVHNLNELEYINGEIWANVFMTDCIARISPNDGSVLGWVLLQNLRKGLIEAGNNNIDVLNGIAWDGEQKRIFVTGKLWPKLYEIKVSPVKKPIEEGIIEQLCLRRPFKFP; encoded by the exons ATGGGAAACAAATCGCTGAAGCGGAGACTCCGTGAGTCGCAGAACCCTCCCATGGCCGCCGCGGTTCCTTCGCGGCGCAAGCCTCGGTCCTACGTCGCACGCTCCGTGCTTCTCTCCGCTCTCCTCATTGTCTCCGTCATCGCTCTCTTGGTCCTTTCGTCGAACAATTGGCGCGCGTTCCAAAGCGGGCCTTCCTATGAAACGGTCACTGTCGTCAACGTGTTCCCTCATGATCCAGAGGCCTTCACTCAG GGCCTTGTTTACGATGGAAATGACACCTTATTTGAGTCAACTGGTCTTTATGGGAGG TCCTCTGTCCGCAAAGTTTCCCTTCACACTGGGAAG GTTGAGGACATACAGAAGATGGATAGTTCTATATTTGGTGAAGGTTTAACTCTCCTCAATAATAG GCTGTTCCAAGTAACTTGGTTGCAGAAAGCTGGTTTCATTTACGACCCAAAAACTTTAAGCAAA ATAGGGACATTTAATCATGATATGAAGGATGGTTGGGGTCTGGCAACTGATGGAAAAGTCTTGTTTGGAAGTGATGGCAGTTCAACATTGTATCAAATTGATCCTCAAACGTTTAAAG CTTTATCAAAACAAGTTGTCCACTATAAGAGTCATGAAGTACACAATCTCAATGAATTGGAATACATTAATGGTGAAATTTGGGCAAATGTTTTTATG ACTGACTGCATTGCGAGAATCTCTCCCAATGATGGCAGTGTTCTTGGATGGGTTCTTCTCCAAAATTTAAG GAAAGGACTTATTGAAGCTGGAAATAAT aatattgaTGTTTTGAATGGGATAGCATGGGACGGTGAACAAAAACGTATTTTTG TGACTGGAAAACTGTGGCCAAAGCTGTATGAAATAAAGGTTTCTCCAGTAAAGAAACCAATTGAAGAAGGGATCATTGAGCAGCTTTGCTTGCGTAGGCCATTTAAATTTCCATGA